One Vitis vinifera cultivar Pinot Noir 40024 chromosome 15, ASM3070453v1 genomic window, ATACACAGCCATCTAGAGTAATCTAAATTAATATTCAGATGATTGGTGTTCTCTCATCATACTGacatattatttgatatatgcAATGGAATTAGAACCATGTATGACAAGGTTATATCCTGCACACACAGCTTCAACCACATAATTCAGGGGCTGTTCAAACTTCAGGATTTTCATCTCAACAGGGGATGCTAAATAGTCTAAATGCCTATATATTATGTTTGTGTTGCAGAAAAACAAGATCAGATgtaaaagttaaaagaaaaggCCGACCATCCATAACAAAGGGATCTTCAAGGATATCATACAGTTGTAAGCTCTGGATGTGATGATATGTATCACAATGGATTGACAGTGTTTTAAATAGACAAAAGCTACAGAAAGATTCATGGAATGGATTCCTAGCAATGAATGACTAAATTTGATGCTTATGAGTGATAAAACTAGGAAAAATTTCCTGCTCTATCCACCATGTCAAcagtaaaagagaaaaaccttGGCAAAGCACCAACTTTTGCAGCTTGTTTCAGATTCTGTAATCGATTCTTCTCATGTTTTTCAACACGTTTCTTCTTTTCTGCTTGTCTCTTAACAAAAGGATCCTCTCCTGGCTCtgcaacaaaaaattttaaattaattatttacctTTATTATCTTTTGGGAAACACTTACATGTTTTTCCCTGAGAACAAGCAGACAGAATTCCaataattggaatttttaacTAGGAACAGGAAAAAAGAGGGCACTAATGGTAAAATCAATTATGTACCATCGGTCATCTTGGCCTCGATAATGGGTATATCTTTGTCATCATTTACACGATCATATCCATGGCGACGCTTCCAAGTACCAGTTTGCTCATCATAAACAATCTTATCTTTTTTGCGGTTCTTTATACCTGCAATACATTTCAAAGCAATACAACCAAGCTCATTAACCTTATATCAATGAAAACTATGACGGAAAGCACAACTATATTGCTGATTAGGGCCTCGACACAATCCAGAAAGCccagatataaaaaaatttaaatacagAGTTcaagaaaaacacttttaaaaatgaaatatttaactGCCCATAGAGGAGACAAAAATAACAAAGATGAACTGACCTTTAGCTTTGGCAAACAACTCCCATTTTGTAGGTGGTTTAGGCTTAGGCAGCTGACAAAGCATTGTTTCaaataagaaatcaagaatatataataaaataaactaaaaacagcttcattaacttttttttttatatataggtataaaaaaataaaaaaaataaaaaacctgcTTTTCTCCTCTTTTTACCAACAAAGGACCCATGCCAACTTAGAAGGGTCTCTCTAACTAAAGAGTGCATCACTCATTGAATACCGAAAAGCGCAAAGATCAACAGCTACAAAAGAAGAGCTTTCGGACAATGAATGAGGATATGGTcacttgttcttcttcttccttacacAAGTAGCATCTATTAGAAATCCTCCAACCCCTCTTTTTAAGCTGATCTAGAGACAAAATTTTGACCCAAGTTGCTTCATAAGCAAAAAAGCTAATTCTCGGACGCACCTAAGAATTCCAAACTATGTCATAAGGGAACAACtccattctcttatttttcaaagAGAAGTAGAAGGACATAACAAAAAAAGTATCATCCTTTGTAGGTAACCAAACCATAATGTCATTAGTCTCCAAAGAGATGGGGTGTGCAGGCAACCTCCTAAAGAAGGCTTCCACCTCTAGTTCCTAGTCATGCAACTGCCTAGTAAACCTGGGACTCCAACTACCATTCTCCCAAAGGTCACTCACCCAAGCATCTTTTAAGGTAGCTATGGAATATAGCTTCGAAAATGATTCCCTCAAAAATGAACCCCCACATCAATTGTCCTTCTAGAACTTCACCCTATTCCTAGACCCAACCTTAAGCTTAGTTCTAATCTTAAAAACTTCTCAGCTACCTCTGATTTGACTTCCACACCCCCACACTGTGCCCTTCTCTCACTTCTTAAGTGCTCCACCCCCCCTCAACTTGTCCATACTTGCCCACAATTACTCGTGTCCAGAGAGGGTTCCTTTCAATTGCAAATCTTCAAGACCATTTGCCCAAAAAAGCCTCATTCAGGATGGATAAATCTCTGATACCCAAGccccttttttgtttcttcaagCGAACAATAGATCAATTCACCAAGTGCGGCCTTTGTTCCAAAGCCcttcctccccacaaaaagttcctttgaatcttttccaatCTAGTAGCTACCCTATGTAGGATGACACAAAGAGACATGAAGTCAATCAACAAATTGGACAAAGTGCTCTTTACCATAGTCAACCTTCCaccttttgaaaaatattgtctcttccacaatGCTAATCTTTTTTTGGATTCTTTCCCTAGAGGACTTTAAAGGGGCTCCCAACAAAAGCACTAAATAGGTGGTTGGGAGGGCACCCACCTTACAACCTAAAGCCCCAACAAGATCCTCTAAGTTCAAAACTTCACTAATAGGGATGAGCTCACTTTTCTCCAAGTTAATCTTTAATCCTAACatagcctcaaaccacataagaatCCAACTCAAGTACTCAAGGTTTTTCTTCCTAACATCACAAAAAATGAGGGTATTGTTTGCAAACAACAAGTGGGAAGCCTCCACCCCCTCTCCATCTCTTCCCCTTACTAGAAAGCCATCGATAAACCCTCCCTTATTTGCCTTCATAAGAATGAGGGAAAGAACCTCCATTGCCAAGATGAATATGTAAAGGGACAAAAGATCTTCTTGTCTTAAACCCGTAGAACTTTGAAAGAAGCCTAAAGGGGACCCATTGACCAAGACAGAGAAATAAACTGTAGAGATGCACCATATAATCCAACTAATTTACTTGGAGCCAAAACCTATTTTTTCCAACACTGCAAGAATAAAACTCTAGTTTACATGGTCATAGGTCTTTTCAATATCCAACTTATAAATGACCCCTCTCAAGTTGGGTCTAACTCTagaatcaatggcttcatttGCGATCAAAACAACATCCCCAAAATTTGTTTCCTTGCCACAAAGGCATGCTGAAAATCCAACACTAAGTTACCCACCACCTTCTTGAGGCAGTTGGCAAGAACCTTAGCTAGGAGCTTATATAAGCCTCCTACAAAGCTAATTGGCCTGAAGTCCTTAAGGTCTTCTATCCCCCCTTTCTTTGGAACCAAGACAATAAAAGTGGCATTTAAACTCCTCTAGAAAGTCTGAAACTCATGGAATTCTGCAAAAAATCCAATCACTTCCCTTTTCACCACATTccaacaaaactaccaaaagGTCATGGAAAAGTCATCCGATCGGGAGCTTTATCCCCTTTCAAGCTTGATAGAGCAGAAGGGGATCTCCAAGGCATGAGAGTCTATGCTAGGCAATGAGGCAAAGGCCAGCCCGCTAATGGTTGGTTTCCAATCCCTCGACTCAAAAAGGATCATCCAAAAAGCATTTGTCACACCTTCTTTAATCTTTGCCTCCTCAATTAACACCATTCACCCTTAACTTGGCCaaaaaatttcttcttcttcaagcaTTGGCcactttgtgaaaaaaaaaaaaaattggcgtTCTTATCCCCCTCTTTTAGCCAAagttctcttttttattttctatttttatttttttgataattgcCAAAGTTCTCTTGACTTTTGTCTCCAAGAGATTTCCTCCAAAGCTGCCCAATTTTTAAAGTCCTCCACCACCCTCCTTCTAACCTCCCTTTCCTCCATAGAGAGAgacttttcccttttctttgcATCCCAAAAACCTAGTTGAAATAAAGCAGCAAGTTTCTTGGTAGAGACATTACCAAAAACCTCTGTATTCCAAACTCTAAGGTCCTGCTTTAGAGCTCTAAGTTTAACTGCCAAAATGTGGCTAAAGGACCTCTTTGTTCCAAACTCTAAGGTCTTGTTTAccctttatttttttgcttacCTTTTATAAGTAAAAGGTAAGCAAGCATACATTGGTTAGAAAGAATTCGCTAAAAGTGCTGAGGGGGTGTAGCCACTCATAAAAAGGATATGGACAAGAACATCCAACAAGATTATAAAGTAAGATGTATGATAACAAGATTGCCTAACACAACACTCTTATACTCAGGCAAGACAACAACCAATTAGCGACCAACCCTCAAGTAAAATCCTGGATTTGCAGCCAGTGCAAGAAAAGTATTCACATAGTTTGTATGCTAGGGCAATAAATAGTTTTGGGCAGATTAGGAAGCAGAAAAAGCAGCCCCCACacaattaaatttcaatataaaaatcaaataaaaagaataaagttCCAATGAGCCAGTTATAAGCTATCCTTCCTTACAATTCTGCAGAGTAACACATCTTGCAGGAATCAAGGACAAATGCAAGTGGTATTAGCAACATAGTTCTGATTCTCTGAAGcaatataaacaaaagaaacaacaTATGTGGAATAACATATTAAAACAAGCAAAGGCTTACATGCTTTTCTCTAGGCAATCTTGTCATCGGTGGAGGCAACTTGACTAAGGGTCCGTCTATGTCTTCAGTCGAAGGTAAGTTGAAAAGGGCATCTGCAATTAACTGGACTAGCACAGTGCCCTTTTGTAAACACTCCTTCACAAGCTCTTCCCTAGCAATATTGAAAAACTATATACAGTAAGCTCCACTAAAACCAACCACATTCACAAGGAGTCTTGAATAGCCAAAAACCCAACAAAGAACATATAGGTTTAGGGACATAGAAGCAGTAAACTCATCTCAATATATGTAACAACAACAATCACAAAGATCCTTTGAACAAAAGAGCACCCATAAAACTTGATCCAAAATGCAAAGCTATACACTTGGATCATAATCAAGCTAATAGGATGTTAtgcacactttttttttttttgcatggccGATTATACAAAATAGTTTAAATCAGCCACGAAGTTACAATGAGTTATTCAGATAGAAGCACCAAGTGGACTTGGTGGAGAAACTTAGAAATGGTTTGCCAAATATAACTGTTCAGTCATTTGCCTAAAGGGTTACAATTAGTCTTCTCGACTTATCTTTTAGAGCATCTTCTAATGCACTCCAAGACCCCCAGAGAAAAGCTCTATTATAAGAAGCCCTAATCCAACTAGCCAGCATACACTCCAAATAGCATTGACCTAATAGCCTTATTTCCCTTCCTAACAACATTAACCACACAAAACAGCAGCTTTGCCCCCATAGAAGGTCCTAAGCAGCAGTGGGCAGCCAGAATTGGACTGGAACTGGAACCCCAATCCTGTGTAATCCATAATTATTGCTTATTTGTAAACTTGAGGCCCACTATCATTCAAATTCAGTTCCAGCAACTGCGGTTTTGAGATTAGGGTTTCTATTCCATGAAACCCCACAAATCCTACAGCGAACCTAAATCACTCTAGGAACCAAGCAAttgcaagaaaatgaaagaaaaaatggaaaaataaaaataaaaacaaaaccaaaaccgCCAATCCAGAGTCCAGAAGTAGGTGTAAACAGGGAAAACCCTAACCTGGAAGTGGGGGGAGAAGGGAAGTGGTGAAGTGGGTCGAAGGCCATAAGGTGACCTAAGTCAATCTGATGCTCTTGTGTATCCATCCCAGTCATTCCAGCACCTCCTCTCTGCCTTTGGATTAGGCTTTGTTCAACccccaagaagaagaagaagaaaggaaggagcAACAACGCTGGGGTTTTAGGGGTTTAATGGTTGGGTTATTTGGTTGAAAGGCCCACAACGACACCCATATGTGTACAACTACGAATAACTCCTCTCCTCTCAAAACATCAAATATAACCAACCATCTTCGACTCTTCGACTGAAATACCCCCaaataaagagagagaaaagtgaAATGTTgctttacatattttttttatcaatattgaGAGGTTGCATATGGTATTGCTTGTGGTTGTTTACAATCTTGTTAATTAAACTCTTGTTGCAAACAACTATTGGTactaatttatttcttaattctaatttgatattgaattatttgaactattatttttaatatatcttttccttttttattttttattttttctggcaacttggtttatttatttattttttatttataacgGCCCTGAAGTTAACGACTGGGTCTTGAACTGGTGATCATTGGAGAGCAAACCCAAGGTCgaaccaactgagctacccctCAGGGTTTGACAACTTGgtttatgaattgaaaattttactCTCCATGACAATTGCAATGTAAAAGCGTTAGGTTTTACTTTATGATACAATGATAtgtttttgtatatttattttaatcataagtCGAACATATAGTTTAATGCATAGAAATTATAATATGTACatttatatgatattattattttgttgttacTTTGTCGTCATGTTTAAATTGTGTTActggttttaaaatttgtttatgtTAAATCAatgattttagaattaattctttttagGTTTTAACTAGAAAAATATGACATGATTCACcctttactttatttattagtacattaaatatgaatttatgtaatttaattgcTTCATCTTATGCTTGTATTTATCAaacacttttggagtacttgcAAATACTATACATTTGAATGACAATGATCTTGCTTATATTATATAGAATAGTTCTTAAGTTGATTtgttattataatattgaaTTTTCTTATTCAATAAGGGAAGTTGttaggaatatttttataaatattttggattatgataataaaaagttataagGTGGAGATAAGCTTGTAGGTAGTGAATGGAAATATGAGGAAGAATGAGAAATACCTAATGGAGCAAGAGGCTCTGAAGGATAAATGAAATGTTTCGAGAACccaataatttagttttatcatttgtaatatttttttaataatataattgaatGACTTTTTTTCATCTGTAAATGTAGATATAGTTGGTTGAATTATGTTAAAACCTCATATATTATtgtattgattattttatctttgtatttttttatctaaCATTGTTTAGATTAAAACTTCTATTAGTATAATAAACCGACACCAAAGCTTAGGTTGAAGATTTATGGAAGAACAAAATATTACAGAACATACAAAAGGAAGACAAAAGGAGTTCCTATTAAAAGTGAGGTCAATTGCTCTCTCGTAAGGATGTGATACAATAgtataaatattacaaaaatattaaatcattttttggtTAGAGTCGATTATCCTAATATTGGCTCAAGTCTAGTTCAAATTAAGTTcaagattttaaataatttaattcaattccaatccaaatattaaaaataattattttaataaataatttgcaTACTACTGTAGATTTGCACCAATATAAAGTGATGTGACATATGGCTTCATATGCCCCTACACTATGATGAATCAGAGAGAAATGAGGGTGGGCATCCAATCAATATGTCGATTTGATTCTGATGGGTTGTAGGTATATGGATATAGAGTAATAATGAAGTTGCATCACTGAAAAGTTGTCTTTTTTTGTGCTAATAATAATTgcaagatatataaatatattttggtAATAGGATGTGtcaattaatttttctaaacgGATTTATTGATAATTGACAcataatataaactcaaatccattaaaaataatttaaaatattttgtatatttcaaattcaacttattctatatacaaattatttattattttttaatttcaaaaataaaaatcataaaatgtaTTAGATGGGAAATtggaaaaaaagattaaatggGTAGATTGCAATTAAAATTCTATCTCTCTTAGACCCTTTCTGAATTCAAGAAGAGTCCGACTCTTTGGTGAAGAGCCCATTGATGACTCCTCTATAAGCAAAGAGGCATTTTTCCTTGGAATCAGACAGCAAAATCCAAACACAAGTACACCCCACATCCCCTTTTGGAtgccaagaaaatgaaggaaatcaGAGCCAAGAATCCAAACACCCCTTTTTTTGaacttatttttcatcaacCCTTCCACCAACTTTCAAGCCaccaaaaagaattaaaaaaaaaccaagccATTTTGTTCTTTTGCATTTCTTAATTTGTAGTGGCCTTGAGAAATGAGCTCCACAGCTACCTTTAAATAAGGAGACAAAAAATTTGGGTAAAAACTCAACTACACACACCCTCAAAAGATGATCtttttttcaactttcaagTAAAGTCTCAAAAAAGCAGCTTTTCAACTTTCCAAAAAGCtgcaaatattttttgaacttgaagttctttttcccttctttctttactaagagagaaaaaaaaaaaaaaaaaatttaaaaactattagtcagaaaaatggggaaaaaatcTATAGAATAGTGGGTGAATTTCTTGGAAAGGGTGAAGCCAATGGAATATATGTCTTGAGAGGTATAGGATAAGAAGGAAAaaggtaagattttttttttttgcctatttCTTACCAAACATTCTTCAACCTCTTGTCCAAAAAGCAACCATGAGAGAACTATATCCCATCTTTAGTGGGTTGTCTATAATTTACCCAAAGATGACTACAAAagtattcaaaattttctttattgtatGTTCCTTTCTCTCCCCACTAGGTTGGGTGATAATGAgttatcatatatattatttttgaaaaatattaattttattgatatttttatagttttccTTCTCATGTAGTTAGTGagtgttatttttattttttaaaatatttcataaattttaactactttttttattacattCAATTATTGCCCACCAACCATGTGAATAAGTgatgaaaaaataatacaaataacaCTAATTAAagtattatttaatattgttTAGGATTAATAATTTTGCTAAGACCAAGTTGCCTTTTGACCTAATTGCCTAATCACAAAGTTGATCTTTGACTACAAGAATCTTTTAAGCTAAATAAAAAACCCAATCAG contains:
- the LOC100253336 gene encoding ribosome biogenesis regulatory protein homolog, whose protein sequence is MTGMDTQEHQIDLGHLMAFDPLHHFPSPPTSREELVKECLQKGTVLVQLIADALFNLPSTEDIDGPLVKLPPPMTRLPREKHLPKPKPPTKWELFAKAKGIKNRKKDKIVYDEQTGTWKRRHGYDRVNDDKDIPIIEAKMTDEPGEDPFVKRQAEKKKRVEKHEKNRLQNLKQAAKVGALPSHIQLAATALPITGTQAAPKKASKNELQDIASMAAAATASGGKFDKKLVGEKPEKHKGKYRKFLPVVEGTGIGSQEKQQTEKVLNRLISKNSHEILNVDKAINMYNVKKEKKRKNQRGKDSSTSSKLKPKKQLQKKSLKKGGSSKKGKSK